One region of Streptococcus parasanguinis genomic DNA includes:
- the secG gene encoding preprotein translocase subunit SecG, translating into MSGALTTILLVLSVLIIIAIFMQPTKNQSSNVFDASSNDLFERSKARGFEAVMQRLTAIMIFFWLLIAMILMVLSSR; encoded by the coding sequence ATGAGCGGAGCATTAACAACTATTTTACTAGTATTATCAGTATTGATTATTATCGCAATTTTTATGCAACCAACAAAAAACCAATCGAGCAACGTCTTTGACGCAAGCTCAAATGACTTGTTTGAACGTTCAAAAGCGCGCGGGTTTGAAGCCGTGATGCAGCGTTTAACAGCTATTATGATCTTCTTTTGGTTATTGATCGCGATGATCTTAATGGTACTTTCTAGTAGATAA
- the rpmG gene encoding 50S ribosomal protein L33 translates to MRIKVQLTCTSCGSQNYLTSKNTKTHPEKIEVLKYCPKERKVTLHIESK, encoded by the coding sequence GTGCGAATTAAAGTTCAATTGACCTGCACCAGCTGTGGGAGTCAGAATTATTTGACCAGTAAAAATACCAAAACCCATCCTGAAAAGATCGAGGTCTTGAAGTATTGTCCCAAGGAAAGAAAAGTAACCTTACATATTGAATCAAAATGA